The genome window GTCAGAGTTTTGGTTCAGCATCCAGGACAATCCCGACTCCTGCATAGAGATTTTGGTGATGATTTCTTCCTTAAatgaaagtggcatgtacataagaaTTATGAtggttattttggtatgttatatagttttgttgtaaagtaagatattatgtgttttgatgattatattagtaaaatggtagaagtcctttatggcattggtatcaaattgaaatggcttgattagttttatgtgttaattagaaatgataataggatttttattaattaagttgttatgTCAATATGTCAAGTAagatttaagtatataaatgccTTGGTTAAAATACTGGAATTGGGTTgcttatgttttgaaattttgtagggggttttatgtaaaaatgagcagaaatgctgccgaaatttttataaaaaaaatgaatggagtcaattagtgaaatttatatgtatttatgaattattttaatatgttggttatttatttaagaattatttgtaaattgtttgacatgtccggtaatgcctcgtaaccctgttccggcgacggtttggggttagggggtgttacactatTAATTTGCATGCTTCCGCTTAcgattatattattataactattatctttatacattttatttcattttattaattataacatatataataaaatcatcattaatgCCGTCCACTTAAAGAAACAAAAGTATAATTACTTCTTTAGCccctcaattattttttaatttataattcaacttttaatacTTATACAATTTGATCCCTACACCTTAACAACTTATAAGtcatgcaaattcacttaaccaaaatctaattaactacacaactaacttcgtaaatatttattaaaatatttacgagtccaaTTTACAGGAACGGAGTCCCGAAAATGTACTTTCCGGCACTCTTGACTATTGGGTTgttacataattatttaaataaaaagataaaaatatcatcaaataatataatcttaTGTAAAACAAGACTCATTTTTAAAATGGACCAGGCATTGGATAAGATTTTTTTGGTTCGAGCTTGTCTTGACccaaatttacaagaaaaaaaatgctGTTGTTTTTTACTAGGTTGTcacttttttttcattgttttgctatcatttcactattatattattactattttgttgctattatttgaatattgtataacttttattttattattgattttgcTACTAATATAgaggtatttgcttgttaagttagaCTTATCTTAATACtatttaagtatatttaaaaaaaatccatttgttgagaaacatttatttaaatgtttttagtatatttgatgtattatattttttaaatttattttatataaaaagtaatataaaaacttttaattatgAGCGAATAAAGCCGCGTTTGAATCTTACCATTTTTATCTGGATCGAATTTaagcaaaattttaagtttatttttcggATTAGACCGAAGCCTAAATTTTTTAGTTGACACATGAACAATTCAGAAACGAGTATAAATGGAATCAAGCCCACAGCTATAGGAATAAAAACTACAGATATGATTACAgataactataaaattttctaggcatttacaatttaagcatCACGTTTGACGGTCAAATCATTTTGGTCCTGCAGTTAAAATGGGATAGGGAAATCTGACGTGGatcttttacaaatatatttgtttgttttgttggtCCCTCTccgtttgtttttttttttcttactatAAGCTAAACACATCATAAAAGATCTCTGCAATAATTTAAACATCAACAGTTTCTTGTTGagtgttttcttcttcttcctttcacAATGGGAGGCTGTACTTCCAAGCATTCAAAACCCAAAGAAAACTACCGGAATGACTATCCTACCCTTCCTCAGCGACCCAAATCTTCTCTGTCGCTCCTGCCTCCGACCACGCCTTTTCTTCCCACTTACACTCCGAGTTCGGCTCAcccaaccaaaaccaaaactCCTTCGATGCCATTGAGATTTCTTAAGAAATCGTTGCCGCCTCCTTCTCCGGCAAAACACATCCGGGTGGTGTTGAGACGGCGAAAGCCTAAGGTGGGAATTGCAGAGACGGAGGAGGATGAGGATGGGGTTGAGCCGGATAAAGGATTTGGATTTTTGAAGGAGTTGAGGAGTAAATTGGAAATTGGGGAAGAAGTTAGGAGAGGGCATTTTTGTGTACACTTGTTCTGCTAAGCTCAAGAAAAGCGAATTCCCATGTCCAAGCTaacaatgtttttttaaatctttttctcTTAAGTTTGGGACATTGAAATCAAAGCTTTGTGCTTTAAGATATTGAATATTAGCCGAAATTTCCTTGAAGACACTCTTGTTTCGTTTGCCTAGAATGAGGTAATTTATTGTTTTCAGATCTTCTAGATGGAAAAATGGTAGGttgaatgataattttttattttgatgttgtGTTCACTGTTCATCTTATtgtaagaaaaaggaaacaaatggAGAGGGACTGAGGAAACGATCATGCTTATCTAAATAATTGgactatgtttttttattaaattaagccAAGGATCAAGTGAAGCATAGATGAAATAGTAAAGAATTTGTGTGGGATATCCTTacagaagaagaaaatggagaaattagaTTGATGACAGAGGGAATAGATATATAGAAGCGTACAGttggaatattttaattaaataattaatacgAAGAACATTCAAaggaagagagagaaaatggTAAGGGAAGCAGAGGTGAGGAAGAGGAAAGCAGGAAGGGTAGAGAGGGGGGTAGCAGGACTGGCAGGGGGATCAGCATCACAAGACAGACCTTTTTGCCCCCCTTGGCATAAATGGGCGAACAGTCCTGGTGGGTATTTGCCGTACAGGTTGATGTAACTGAACATGGTTCGAGCACAGTCACTGTTCAAATCATTGACTTTTTCGCTGAAAGGGCAAGCGAAATCCGTGAGCGCTCCGCAACAGTTTTTCTTTGGGTATTCGGGTCCTTTGCAACGGCTTGTTATGATCGTGTAATTCTTCTTCGTA of Gossypium raimondii isolate GPD5lz chromosome 3, ASM2569854v1, whole genome shotgun sequence contains these proteins:
- the LOC105794873 gene encoding GPI-anchored protein LLG3, with amino-acid sequence MGLNSLNLSFWFLVCVFRFASASTHVSYDALVAHETTGRNLLQATKSCDEDFTKKNYTIITSRCKGPEYPKKNCCGALTDFACPFSEKVNDLNSDCARTMFSYINLYGKYPPGLFAHLCQGGQKGLSCDADPPASPATPLSTLPAFLFLTSASLTIFSLFL